The proteins below are encoded in one region of Sporosarcina sp. FSL K6-1508:
- a CDS encoding nuclear transport factor 2 family protein, translated as MKKMIVPISMSVLLLLGACGKDEGGPVETGSVNDGEATNEYGSINHGVDEKKVGFSLSGETIEEASGVPADEKKQLLAVLDRNMETLNKQDLDGYLATLSAKDYDLEEERAFMADHFKEYELKREVSNVTIVKYSDTEAQVFSNLTTTYKQLSTGLVTKPTGRQVTVFTKNDGDWKVASVHYIGDDGEKQE; from the coding sequence ATGAAGAAGATGATTGTCCCTATAAGTATGTCAGTCCTTTTACTGCTTGGTGCTTGTGGTAAGGATGAAGGAGGCCCTGTTGAAACGGGCTCTGTCAATGACGGTGAAGCAACAAATGAATACGGCTCGATCAATCATGGTGTGGATGAGAAAAAAGTGGGATTCAGCTTGTCGGGAGAGACGATAGAAGAAGCGTCTGGTGTTCCGGCTGATGAGAAAAAACAACTTTTAGCTGTACTTGACAGGAATATGGAGACATTGAATAAGCAGGATCTCGATGGCTATTTGGCCACGCTGTCAGCGAAAGACTATGATCTTGAGGAAGAACGCGCCTTTATGGCAGACCATTTCAAGGAGTATGAGCTAAAGCGTGAAGTATCGAATGTAACTATTGTGAAATACTCTGATACGGAAGCCCAAGTATTTTCAAATTTGACGACAACGTATAAACAATTGTCCACAGGTCTTGTAACGAAGCCGACTGGCAGACAAGTGACCGTATTTACGAAAAATGACGGCGACTGGAAAGTGGCATCCGTGCATTACATTGGTGATGATGGAGAGAAACAAGAGTGA